GAGAGATTAAACAACCAGGCGGATCAGAACAACTACCAGCCTGAGAACGCGATGGTAGAGGCATTTGCACTGATGAACGAGAAGGGGCGTGAGGAATGGCTGAAGTTGACCGGCGATTCAGAGACCACAGAGGCATCACCGTCCACGTCATCAGGTGGGAGCCCGAGACTCGACGCGTTATATACCTTCGCGAAGGGTACGATCATGAGTGCTTCAGCCCTCTTGAGCAATTCCAGCGTAAATTTACAGAGTTAAAGGACGACCATGAGCCTGTTGATGCCATCCCGGCCGATAGTGATAAACCCTGACCTTGCGTACAGCATTGGCCTGAACGAGGCCATTGCGTTGCAGCAGGTTAACTACTGGCTTAAAGAAACCACCTCCGGACTGGAGCGTGACGGCGTGCGCTGGATTTACAACACCAACGAGCAGTGGCTGGAGCAGTTCCCATTCTGGTCTGAGTCTACGCTGAAGCGCACATTCACCCGCCTGAAGAACCTTGGCGTGCTCAAAGTTGAGCAACTGAACAAGTCTCAGCGCGACATGACGAACTACTACACGATCAACTATGAAAGCGAGCTTTTAGATGAGGTCAAAGTGACCAAATCGAAGAGTTCAAAATGCACTCTTCCATCAGGTCAAAATGAACTGATGGAAGAGGTCAAAGTGGAACGCTCCATCGGTTCAAAACGAACCGCTCTCATCAGGTCAAATTGCACTGATGTTCTTACAGAGAATACAACAGAGATTACTACAGATATTAAAACCCCTTCTTGTCCGGTTGCGTCGCAACCAGACGACAGCGATCCGGCAATTCGTGTCTTATCCCACTTCAACGAGGTTACTGGTTCGTCATACGGGAAGGGGGGGCGCAACAAAACCGTTTTAGGATATATCAGGGGAAGACTTTCCGAGGACTACAGCGCTGAAGACCTGATGCTTGTGGTGGACTACCTCACAGCAAAATGGGCTGATGATCCAAAAATGGATGATTACCTTCGCCCGAGCACTCTCTTTGGACCAGAAAATTGCGTTGAGTATTTTGACAAGGCTCAGAAATGGCAAAAGCGCGGCAGGCCTGCGTGTGTCAAAGGACGCTGGCAACTCAGCGGTGGCTCTGACCCTAACTTTAAAGCCAACTTTCAGAACGTTGATTACAGCGTTCCAGCCAACTCAGGTTTTCGTGTTTCCGGAGGTACTCAATGAGCTTTCTGAAAACAATCCAGCTGTTCGTGGCCAATAACCCTGGACTGACGAACAAAGAGATCGCCGCAGCACTGCCGGAGTACGAATTACACAGCGTGCAGCGTGCGGTATGCCGCCTGGTCATGCTTAACCGCGCTGAGCGCAAAGGCGAACGCCACAACTTCCGTTACTACGCAAAAGCGCCGGTTGGTCCAATCGGGCCGATTGTCCCGCGCTACCCGGTAGAAAAAGCTGAAATAGCTCCTGAGCCAAAGCAGGAAACCATACCAAACCCTGCTGTCGTTGCATTGATGGATAAGGCTAAAGAACTTTCCGACAAAGGCCTGTTCCTGCGTGCCGCAACCGTTCTGATGGAAGCATTCAATCGATCAAAGAACGAAACTAAGCGAGCCAAAATTCTCAAGGAGCGTAAGCGCTGCCTAAGTATGGCGCCGAGGGTTAAAACCACCGGCGATGATTGGTGTCTGGCTGGCCGAGCGAGGAACGTTTGATGATCCACTTCCACGGAGGACCAATCACGCCTGATACGTGCGCACTGAAAGCCTGGAAAGGTCGCCATGCGTTCATCAGCTTCGCTAACCCTGGGCAACTTAAGCTTGCCAGTGAGGTAACTCAATCTTTCGCACTTGATAACGGAGCGTTCAGCTTCTGGGATAAGGGCCAGCCTGTTAACTGGTTCGACTATTACGAATTCGTCAAGGAGTGGATGAATCACCCTCGTTTCTCATTTGCAGTTATCCCTGATGTTATCGGAGGCACCAGCGAAGAGAACGATGCGCTTATCGCTGAATGGCCGCACGGTAAATTCGTCGGTGCGCCTGTCTGGCATATGAGCGAACCTGACGAGAGATTCATACGTCTCTGCCATGAGTTTCCGCGTGTCTGCATTGGTTCTATGGGTGAATACGATGCAAAGCGTCCCCGCGCATGCCGGGCAAAATTGCGAGACCTTATCCGTCACGTTGTCGATTCAAATGGCTATCCGATTACCAAGCTCCATGGCCTTCGCATGCTGAATAAAGACATTTTTACTCACATACCGCTCTCATCAGCTGACAGCACAAACGTGGCACGCAATATCGGTATTGATAAGGCATGGGATAAATCAGCCTATGCGCCAGCCAGCAAAGAAACCCGCGCCGCCGTCCTCGTTGAGCGTATTGAGGCATTTAACAGCGCAAGCGCTCTCAAGTATGACGCAGTACGAGACCGCTTTACTCCACAGTTGGCCTTAGAAATCTGAGGGGAAGAATATGATGAAATATTCACTTATTTACGCTGACCCTGCCTGGGAATACGGGAACACCGTCAGCAACGGCGCGGCTACTAATCACTACGGCACGATGAAGCTGATCGACATGAAGCGCCTCCCTGTTTGGGACCTAGCTGCAGAGGATGCTGTTCTGGCCATGTGGTTCACCGGCACGCATACCCGCGAAGCCATTGAGCTGGCTGAAGCATGGGGCTTTAAGGTCCGCACGATGAAGGGCTTTACCTGGGTGAAGTTCAACCCGCTGGCGGAGCAGCACATCAACAAAGCGCTTCAGGCTGGTGGAGTAGAGGGCTTTTACGATTTCCTCGACCTGCTGAACGCACAGACCCGCATGAACGGCGGCAACTACACCCGAGCCAATACTGAAGACCTGCTGATTGCCACCAGGGGAAATGGGCTCGAACGCCAGTGTGCCAGCATCAAGCAGGTTATCTACAGCCCACTCGGCGAACACAGCCAGAAGCCAGCCGAGGCGCGTTTCCGCCTGGAAAAACTTTACGGTGACGTTCCTCGCATCGAACTCTTCAGCCGCTGCGCTGCGCCTGGCTGGGACCATTGGGGAAATCAGGCTGAGCGCCCAGCCGTTCATTTGTTACCGGGTGTTGTCTGCGCTATCGACTGGGCTAAAGGGGAGGTTGCATGACTGAATTAACGTCGCGTCAGAGTGAAGTGCTGGATGCCATAGTGCTCTACAAGGAAAGAACTGGATTCCCGCCGACGATGCTGGAGCTTGCCGGGTTAATTGGCTGCGCATCACCGAACGCTGCTGCTGAGCACGTAAAGGCGCTCAAGAAAAAAGGGTATATCTCCGTTGCTCCTGGCGCTGCCAGGGGCATTACTATCGTCAAAACAGAATGGGATGCTGATCCGGTAGCGATCATTAAAGGCCTGTTATCCGGTGGAGACATGGCCAGAGATAACGCGGTGGAATGGCTGAAAAAACAGGGAGTGACTTTATGAAACTGGTGCTCCCGTTCCCGCCGAGCGTAAACACCTACTGGCGAGCCCCGAACAAGGGGCCGTTAAAAGGCCGCCATCTTATCAGCGCCAAAGGCAGGGCATATCAAAGCGCTGCCTGTGTGGCGATCGTCGAGCAGCTTCGCTTCCTTCCAAAGCCTTCAACAGTACCGGCTGCCGTCGAGATAATGTTGTACCCACCTGACGAACGCCGCCGCGACATCGACAACTACAACAAGGCTCTGTTTGACGCGCTTACGCACGCTGGCATCTGGGAGGATGACAGCCAGGTGCAGAGAATGCTGGTGGAGTGGGGTCCGAAAGTACCTGGTGGACGAGTAGAGATATCGATCAAGAAACATGAACCTCTGGCGGGTGCAGCCGCCTGATAAGTGGAGAAGAGCATGAATCAGATGAATATCACCGTAATGTGCCCGACTAACTCCGCCGCCGCGATGGGGCAGCAGATAACGATGTCCAGCCGTGAGATTGCAAAACTTGTCGACTCACGCCACAGCAATGTGTGTGTGACCATCGAACGACTGATGAACTCTGGCGTAATTGGGGGGTATGCTGCAATGCAGTACACCCACCCTCAGAACCAGCAGGTTTACCATTACTACGAAGTTAACAAGCGAGACAGTTACGTAATCGTCGCGCAGCTTTGCCCTGAGTTTACTGCCCGTCTGGTTGACCGCTGGCAGGAACTGGAGAGCGGGGCCGGGATGGTGGTACCTCAAACGCTTCCTGAAGCACTCCGCCTGGCCGCTGACCTTGCCGAACAGAAGCAACGCCTGAGTGAAGAACTGGCTATAGCAGCGCCAAAGGCAGAATTTGTTGATCGCTATGTCAAGGCCACTGGTTCAATGACGTTCCGGCAGGTTGCCAAGCTTCTTAATGCCAAAGAACCAGAGTTCGCTATGTTCCTCATTGAGAACAGCATCATGTACCGCCTGAACCGCGTGCTTACGCCGAAGAGCAAACATATCGAAGCAGGGCGCTTTGAAGTTAAGACCGGCACAACCAACCAGACCAACTACGCATTCAATCAGTCGCGCTTTACAGCAAAGGGTGTTCGCTGGATCGGCGGCCTTTGGGCTGAACATATCGCTAAGGGGCAAATTGCGTGAGAGCCATACTGACAC
This region of Enterobacter cancerogenus genomic DNA includes:
- a CDS encoding DUF4222 domain-containing protein; translated protein: MAEVDRRFRDHRGITVHVIRWEPETRRVIYLREGYDHECFSPLEQFQRKFTELKDDHEPVDAIPADSDKP
- a CDS encoding conserved phage C-terminal domain-containing protein, with protein sequence MSLLMPSRPIVINPDLAYSIGLNEAIALQQVNYWLKETTSGLERDGVRWIYNTNEQWLEQFPFWSESTLKRTFTRLKNLGVLKVEQLNKSQRDMTNYYTINYESELLDEVKVTKSKSSKCTLPSGQNELMEEVKVERSIGSKRTALIRSNCTDVLTENTTEITTDIKTPSCPVASQPDDSDPAIRVLSHFNEVTGSSYGKGGRNKTVLGYIRGRLSEDYSAEDLMLVVDYLTAKWADDPKMDDYLRPSTLFGPENCVEYFDKAQKWQKRGRPACVKGRWQLSGGSDPNFKANFQNVDYSVPANSGFRVSGGTQ
- a CDS encoding MT-A70 family methyltransferase yields the protein MKYSLIYADPAWEYGNTVSNGAATNHYGTMKLIDMKRLPVWDLAAEDAVLAMWFTGTHTREAIELAEAWGFKVRTMKGFTWVKFNPLAEQHINKALQAGGVEGFYDFLDLLNAQTRMNGGNYTRANTEDLLIATRGNGLERQCASIKQVIYSPLGEHSQKPAEARFRLEKLYGDVPRIELFSRCAAPGWDHWGNQAERPAVHLLPGVVCAIDWAKGEVA
- a CDS encoding LexA family protein, whose amino-acid sequence is MTELTSRQSEVLDAIVLYKERTGFPPTMLELAGLIGCASPNAAAEHVKALKKKGYISVAPGAARGITIVKTEWDADPVAIIKGLLSGGDMARDNAVEWLKKQGVTL
- a CDS encoding RusA family crossover junction endodeoxyribonuclease, with the translated sequence MKLVLPFPPSVNTYWRAPNKGPLKGRHLISAKGRAYQSAACVAIVEQLRFLPKPSTVPAAVEIMLYPPDERRRDIDNYNKALFDALTHAGIWEDDSQVQRMLVEWGPKVPGGRVEISIKKHEPLAGAAA
- a CDS encoding phage antirepressor KilAC domain-containing protein; protein product: MNITVMCPTNSAAAMGQQITMSSREIAKLVDSRHSNVCVTIERLMNSGVIGGYAAMQYTHPQNQQVYHYYEVNKRDSYVIVAQLCPEFTARLVDRWQELESGAGMVVPQTLPEALRLAADLAEQKQRLSEELAIAAPKAEFVDRYVKATGSMTFRQVAKLLNAKEPEFAMFLIENSIMYRLNRVLTPKSKHIEAGRFEVKTGTTNQTNYAFNQSRFTAKGVRWIGGLWAEHIAKGQIA